A segment of the Maribacter dokdonensis DSW-8 genome:
TTTTGTCAGTTCCGTATTTTTTCTGTATCCGTTTCCAGCCTTTTTCTATTCGACGGTTGTTACCAAAAAATGAACTAAATTTTTTATCTGTAATCGTTTCTATTTCTATTGATTGTTTTTGTAATAATTCCGACTCAATTTTGGGATGTTCAGATTTGTCAGAAGTCAGTTGGATAATTACATTTCTCAAATCTCTTTCTTTACTAACCCTTTTTATGAACGTTGTGTCCTTATAAGTCATACTATAAAGCATATTCAAATCCAGTTTTGTAATTGTATCAGATTTATGGTCAAGGACTTCGTAGTCTCCATCAAATTCGTCCATAAATTGTTCAATTAAAACTATTTTATCTTTTTCCGTTTTATTTCCGAATTCCAAACGTTTATTTAAAATCAGAGAATACAACTCGTAATCATCTTTTTCTGTTTGAGAAAATGACAATTGAGAAATCAATATTATTAATGTTAGTAGTTTCTTCAACATTATGCACAACGGATTGTATAAAGTTAGTTGCGTGTTCAAGCCCTAAGTTAGCAAACAAACCAAGAGCGGAAAAATTCGAATGGATTTTTCCATATAAACATAGACCCAGCAATTAATTTTATACGGCTTAAGTTTGATTCTCAGTAAATTGTTGATATAACTAGAAAGAACAAAAGAGAGAATTAAGGTTACTATATACGGTGAAGCTTTAGACTTCGACAACATTGATAATCCTCTCTCTTTTACTACTTAGATCACGTTCAGTTCTGTGAGACCTTAGATCTCGTTTTCAAGTTGTTGTGAGCAGAAGTAGCCGGTTCTTTCGTAAAACATATCTTATGAATAAATATAAAGAAACTTTTGGAGTCGACATCAGTAAAGATGTCTTTGATGTACATGGTAGTAACAAAGGTCACGACCAGTATAAGAACGATGAAACTGGATTTAAGAAATTCCTTAAGGAACTGCCCAAATGTTCATTGGTCGTTATGGAAGCTACCGGTTATTATCATTATAGACTTGCCCAGTTTCTTTACAAAAATGGGGTAATAGTTTCAGTAGTAAACCCATTATCCGTAAAACGTTTCATTCAAATGAAACTGGCTAAAGTAAAAACGGATAAGAGCGATGCCAAGGCTATATGTGAATATGCACTGGTCAACGAGGTACCTATTTACAATGCCTTGACGGATATCCAGAGCGAATGCTTACAGTTGTTCCGGTTATTGGATATCTATTTAAAACAACGTACCGCGACCAAGAACAAGATACACGGAGAAGCTGTTCTGGGCATACCTTCAAAGTTTGTTTATCGTTCCTTGATACGTAATAAGAAACTGCTCAATAAAGAGGTAGCCGCTATCGAATCAAAGATTCTGTCATTGGTAAAAGAGGACCAACAGGAGCAATTGACTTTATTGATGTCAATACCCGGTATAGGTCAAAAGACTGCATTGTTCCTAATAGTGGTCACCGATGGGTTCAATAAGTTCGAAAATGCGGCACAGCTTTGTAGCTATGTAGGTATAACCCCAACGATAC
Coding sequences within it:
- a CDS encoding IS110 family transposase, with protein sequence MNKYKETFGVDISKDVFDVHGSNKGHDQYKNDETGFKKFLKELPKCSLVVMEATGYYHYRLAQFLYKNGVIVSVVNPLSVKRFIQMKLAKVKTDKSDAKAICEYALVNEVPIYNALTDIQSECLQLFRLLDIYLKQRTATKNKIHGEAVLGIPSKFVYRSLIRNKKLLNKEVAAIESKILSLVKEDQQEQLTLLMSIPGIGQKTALFLIVVTDGFNKFENAAQLCSYVGITPTIRESGSSVRGRARISKVGNRKLRNLLFLCSFNACKHNRACREVYERIVNRGKSKKLALIAVANKLLKQSFAIAKSGRPYDETYVSILPR